Proteins encoded in a region of the Spirochaetota bacterium genome:
- a CDS encoding response regulator transcription factor — translation MKIKTALITQNKELVLEVRLLQILDVSVHGTINTLKDEGFDIVLFDTEQIDISDAQFYLSKLRKRFQRLPVILIVRVGYLESINRDWFFDDFIVFPFRKGELKARIDRLIGAEIELKESVIKVGNIVIEPEKYSVTVNNEKVVLTYKEFELLKLLMENKGIVFTRQELLSQIWGVEYIGGTRTVDVHIRRLRIKLGDEFNNIIETIRNVGYKCKE, via the coding sequence ATGAAAATTAAAACAGCACTAATTACTCAGAATAAGGAATTGGTACTGGAAGTACGGTTGCTCCAGATTCTGGATGTAAGTGTTCATGGCACTATAAATACTCTCAAGGATGAAGGTTTTGATATAGTATTATTTGACACCGAACAGATCGATATAAGTGATGCACAGTTTTATCTTTCAAAATTGCGGAAACGTTTCCAGAGGCTTCCAGTCATTCTCATTGTGCGTGTAGGATACCTTGAATCAATAAATAGAGACTGGTTTTTTGATGATTTTATTGTGTTCCCATTCAGAAAAGGAGAATTGAAAGCACGGATTGACCGTTTAATTGGTGCTGAGATTGAATTAAAAGAATCTGTAATTAAAGTTGGCAATATAGTCATTGAACCGGAAAAGTATTCAGTTACTGTTAACAATGAGAAGGTTGTATTAACATATAAGGAATTTGAATTACTCAAATTGTTAATGGAAAATAAGGGTATTGTATTCACTCGGCAGGAATTGCTGTCGCAGATATGGGGTGTGGAGTATATAGGTGGAACTCGTACAGTGGATGTCCATATACGCAGGCTTAGGATAAAATTGGGTGATGAATTCAATAATATTATAGAAACAATACGTAATGTAGGGTATAAGTGCAAGGAATAA
- a CDS encoding DbpA RNA binding domain-containing protein, whose protein sequence is MNQVKKIEKVLEAALHEDLTPYFALVKAMRKHLPLFGSTKRITAALLKEYIGDISKLDMSEVAALNFTKSEGTIVFEDVKDGKARIFINIGKNHKITPGDLIREISKRSGIDGKLVGKIDIHSTYSFIEIPEQYAELVLLSLDKARIKGVPIVVEPAKKKKKS, encoded by the coding sequence ATGAATCAGGTTAAAAAGATTGAAAAAGTATTGGAAGCAGCATTGCATGAAGACCTTACACCATACTTTGCTCTGGTTAAAGCAATGAGAAAGCATTTACCGTTATTTGGATCAACAAAACGAATCACTGCTGCTTTACTGAAGGAATATATTGGTGATATATCAAAGTTAGATATGTCAGAAGTTGCAGCTTTAAATTTTACAAAATCTGAGGGTACCATTGTTTTTGAAGATGTAAAGGATGGGAAAGCTCGAATTTTTATTAACATAGGCAAAAATCACAAAATAACACCAGGTGACCTTATAAGAGAGATATCAAAACGTTCAGGTATTGATGGAAAGCTTGTTGGGAAGATTGATATACATTCAACATATTCATTTATTGAAATCCCAGAGCAATATGCAGAATTGGTTTTGCTGTCTCTGGATAAAGCGCGTATAAAGGGTGTGCCTATTGTTGTTGAACCGGCTAAAAAGAAAAAGAAATCTTAA
- a CDS encoding class I SAM-dependent methyltransferase has protein sequence MKEYTEQYGKTYEDDYESIYTAALFRLKLIKKFLGKDLSQKSLLDIGCALGFFCKAAQDIGFGIVEGLEISHYAASYCKSKFDIPVHVTGFEQFTSKRKYDVITAWFVIEHFVDPYARLLQIYNMLEDKGIFACSLPSYFGPLFYRHREQWILSHPQDHRIDVAPWSVKKILKNIGFFYVRCFPSGYHPERCGAIAQKYKNLYVKLSNYLCFSDTILVIAVKSL, from the coding sequence ATGAAGGAATATACAGAACAATACGGCAAAACCTATGAGGACGATTATGAGTCAATATACACTGCTGCCCTTTTTAGATTAAAGTTGATCAAGAAATTTCTTGGGAAAGATCTTTCACAAAAAAGCCTGCTTGATATTGGTTGTGCACTGGGATTTTTTTGTAAAGCAGCACAGGACATTGGTTTTGGTATTGTTGAAGGTTTGGAAATCTCACACTATGCTGCTTCATACTGTAAAAGTAAATTTGATATTCCAGTTCATGTTACTGGATTTGAACAGTTTACATCTAAGAGAAAATATGATGTAATAACAGCTTGGTTTGTTATAGAACATTTTGTAGATCCTTATGCCAGGTTGTTACAAATATATAACATGCTGGAAGATAAAGGCATTTTTGCCTGTTCTCTGCCATCATACTTTGGGCCGCTATTCTATCGTCATAGAGAACAATGGATTCTCTCTCATCCACAGGATCACAGGATTGATGTGGCGCCATGGAGTGTTAAAAAAATTCTGAAAAATATTGGTTTTTTTTATGTTAGGTGTTTTCCCTCTGGATACCATCCAGAACGTTGTGGAGCTATCGCACAAAAATATAAAAATTTGTATGTTAAACTGTCTAATTATCTTTGTTTTTCTGATACTATACTTGTGATAGCAGTAAAATCCCTGTAA
- the rpmH gene encoding 50S ribosomal protein L34, which produces MKRTFQPSVIKRLRTHGFRARMSTKAGQEVLRRRRQKGRYKLTVSDEKRNSK; this is translated from the coding sequence ATGAAAAGGACATTTCAGCCAAGTGTAATCAAACGATTACGAACTCATGGATTCAGGGCACGGATGAGCACTAAAGCAGGCCAGGAAGTATTGCGTAGAAGACGCCAAAAGGGTAGATACAAATTGACCGTTTCTGATGAAAAACGTAATTCCAAGTAA
- the rnpA gene encoding ribonuclease P protein component has translation MKRRYSLKGLKRFREVIANGTRLYYKGIRMIVYKQPLLAGSELNSKVHSHFAIVVNRNYGNAVERNKVKRKIRSIVVTLMPRIRQGFAVIIFPDATCKSKGFNNLLESVTHLLLKSGVLKQ, from the coding sequence GTGAAAAGGAGATATTCATTAAAGGGGCTGAAGAGATTTAGGGAAGTCATTGCTAATGGCACAAGGTTATATTATAAAGGAATTAGGATGATAGTATATAAACAACCACTACTGGCTGGAAGTGAATTAAATAGTAAAGTGCATTCCCATTTTGCCATAGTGGTTAACAGAAATTATGGAAATGCAGTTGAACGGAACAAAGTAAAAAGGAAAATTCGCTCAATAGTGGTAACTCTTATGCCCCGCATACGACAGGGTTTTGCTGTAATTATATTTCCGGATGCCACCTGCAAGTCTAAGGGATTTAATAATCTTTTAGAATCAGTTACACACTTATTACTGAAATCAGGAGTGCTGAAACAGTGA
- the yidD gene encoding membrane protein insertion efficiency factor YidD, whose translation MKINIVTIPVLLIKLYRLVISPVLPNACRFYPTCSHYAIEALTRHGLVKGGFLSIKRILRCHPFCDGGYDPVP comes from the coding sequence GTGAAGATAAATATTGTTACCATACCGGTACTATTGATAAAACTATATAGACTTGTTATTTCACCGGTATTGCCAAATGCATGCAGGTTTTATCCAACATGTTCACACTATGCCATTGAAGCATTGACCAGGCATGGGCTTGTCAAAGGTGGTTTTTTGTCAATCAAAAGAATCCTTCGCTGCCATCCATTTTGTGATGGTGGTTATGACCCTGTCCCTTGA